TCGCCGAGCCCCGCACGCTCACCGTGAACCTGCTCTCCTTCGGCTTCGCCTACGGGGTTCCCCCGGAGTCGGCGCTGGTCTTCGACGTCCGGTTCCTTCCCAATCCCCATTTCGTTCCCGAACTCAGGCCCCTCACGGGGGAGGACGACGCCGTCTTTGACTTCGTGTGCCGGTCCCCCGAAGGGTCCGACTTCATCGAGCGCCTGTGGTCCTTTCTCCAGTACCTCCTCCCCCAGTACCAGCGGGAGGGGAAGTCCTACCTCACGGTGGCCGTGGGATGCACCGGGGGACGCCACCGGTCCGTTGCCGTGGCCAGGCGCCTGTATGATATGCTCCGGGCCGAGGGGGGGCTCTCGGTGAACCTCCTCCACCGCGACCACAAGAGGTGACCATGCTAGGAATCCTCGTCGTCAGCCACGGCAACCTGGCCAAGGAATTCGTGGACGTGGCCTTTCGCATCCTGGGGGAGGAGGATCCCCTCGTCGTCCCGCTGTGCATCGAGTGGACCCTCGATTCGGCGGCCGCCAAGGAGCAGATCCGGAAAGGCCTCCGGAAGCTCCAGGAGTCGGCCGGGGCGGTCCTGGTCCTCACGGACCTCTTCGGGGGGACTCCCACAAACCTGGCCATGACTTTCTACGAGGCGGGCAAGGTGGAGATCCTTACCGGCATGAACCTCCCAATGCTCATCAAGGCCATCCTCCTGCGGAAGGGTGGGACGGCCCTGGGGGACGCCCTCCCCATCCTCAGGGAAAAAGGGCAGAGCGCCATGGTGTCCGTCAGCGAGGTCCTGAGCCCCGAGGAGGGGGCATGATCCGGAGGGAGATCCTGGTGAGCAACCGGCTGGGGCTCCACGCGCGGGCCGCCGCCAAGCTCGTCCAGCTCGCCAACCTGTTCCGGTCCCAGGTCTCGCTCTCCACCGCCCAGATGTCCGCCGACGCCAAGTCCATCCTGGGGGTCCTCACCCTCGCCGCGGGCAAGGATACGCCCGTCACCCTCGAAGTCCACGGGCCCGATGAGGAGGAGGCCATGGCGCGAATCGAGGGGCTGTTCCGAGACAAGTTCGGGGAGGAATGATGCGCCTCCACGGCACCGCCGTCTCTCCAGGCATCGCCATCGGCACCTCGCAGGTGGTGCTGGCGCACGAGATCCCCGTGGTCAAGGTCTCCCTCTCGGAGGAGGCCGTCCCGGGGGAGGTGGAGCGGATGACCGCGGCTCTCTCGGCCACCGTCTCCGAGATCGAGGCCCAGAAGGAGCAGGCCCGCCCCAGGTTGAGCGAAGAACTCCTGGCCATCTTCGACGCCCACGCCATCCTCCTCAAGGATCCTTCCCTCCTGCGCGGTGCATGCGACCGCATTCGCACCGAGCGGGTCAACGCCGAGTACGCCCTTCAGGAGACCATGCAGGTCCTGATCAAGGCCCTCCTGGCCTCGGACGACCCTTACTTCCAGGACCGCTCCGCCGACGTGGAGGACCTTCAGCGGCGCATCCTGATCCACCTGTCGGGGCCGTCGCGGGAGAGCGCCGCCTGGTCGGGGGACAACCTCGTCATCCTCGCGGACACGCTGACTCCCTCGGAGACAGGCACCCTCCACGAATCTCCCGTGGTGGGCTTCGCCACGGAGCGGGGCGCCCGCACGTCCCACACGGCCATCATCGCCCGCTCCCTCGAGATCCCCGCGGTGGTGGGGGTGAAGGGGCTCATGGACCTGGCCGATTCGAGGCGTCCGGTGATCGTGGACGGCCTCAACGGTGACGTGATCCTCGACCCCACGCCCGAAGAAACCGAGGAATACCGGTCCAGAGCGGAGGCCTTTTCACGGCACCGCGCCCGCATCCTGGCCAAGGCGCGGGAAGAGGCCCGAACCGTCGACGGCCACAGGATCCTGGTGACGGCCAACGTGGATCTCCTCGATGAGATCGAGACGGCGCTCTCGGTGGGGGCCAGCGGCGCGGGCCTTTACCGGAGCGAGTTCCTCTTCCTCACCTGCTCTCCGGCCCTCCCCACGGAGGAGCAGCACATGGAGACCTACCTCCGCCTGGCCGAGGGATTCTTCCCCCACAAGGTGGTGATCCGGACCCTGGACCTCGGCGGGGAAAAGTACTTCCATTCCGTGCTGGACCGGACCGAGCGCAATCCGGTTCTCGGAGTCCGGGCCATCCGCTTCTGCCTGAAGCATCCGGAGCTCTTCAAACCCCAGCTGAGGGCCATCCTGCGAGCCTCCCGGCGGAAAAACGTGGCCGTCCTCTTTCCCATGATCACCACCTTCGAGGAGTTTCAACAGGCGGCGGCCCTTCTGGAGGAGTGCAAGCGCGAACTGAGGGAGGCCGGAGACGAGTTTGACGAGGCCCTGCCCGTGGGGATCATGGTGGAGGTCCCCAGCGTGGCCCTCACGGCCGCCGCGTTCGCGCCCCATGTGGACTTTTTCTCCATCGGCACGAACGACCTGATCCAGTACCTCCTGGCCATCGACCGGAACAACGACGCCGTGGCCCACCTCTACGACCCCATGCATCCAGCGGTCCTGAAGTGCATCGCGAGCGTTTGCGACGCCGCGGCCTCCGCCGGAAAGCCCGTTTCCGTGTGCGGGGAGGCCGCCGCCGATCCCGCCATGGTCCCGCTCCTGGTCGGGCTCGGCGTGGAGGAGCTCTCCATGACCCCTTCCTCCATCCTGGAAGTGAAGGAGCGCGTCCGGGGCCTCTCGTATCGGACGTGCCACCGGATGGCTCGCAAGGCGCTTCGGGCCCGCACGGGAGCCGAAGTGGCCGGGTTGGCGGCGGAGTAACGACCCACCCGGGGAGGTCCCCCACGTCCCCCCGCGCCTTCGGGGGACCGGAAGGCAGGCGCCCGTGGATCCCAGCGACCGACCCAAGAATCAGAAGGCCTTCCTCCTCATCCTCGCGGGAGGCATCACCCTCCTCTTCCTCAAAATGATCCAGGGGTACCTCCTGACCCTTTTGGCCGCGGCCGTCTTCGCGGGCCTGTCGCATCCCGTCTACCTTCGCCTGTTGAAGGTGTTCCGCGGCAGGGCCGCGTGGGCCGCCGGCGCCACCGTCCTGCTGGATCTCCTCCTGGTGATCCTGCCTCTCCTCGCTTTCCTCGGCGTCCTCGCGGGCCAGGCGGTGGACGTGAGCCAGACCCTGGTCCCCTGGGTCCAGGAGCAAGCCCGGGGGGGCCACGCCTTCGAAGACCTCCTGGCGAGGATTCCGGGAGGGGACCGCCTGGCCCCCTACCAGGACCAGATCCTCGAAAAGTCCGGAGAAGTGGCCGCCCGCGCCGCGGAATTCGCCGCCGATGCACTGGCGGCGGGGGCTTTGGGCACAGCCCGGTTTCTCCTCCTTGTCTTCGTCATGCTGTACGCCATGCTGGCGTTCCTGACGTCGGGGCGCGCGATCCTGGACCGCGCCTACGCCGTGCTGCCCCTCGCGTCCCAGAACCACCGGCGCATGGAGGAGAGCTTCATCTCCATGGCCCGGGCGGTGGTCAAGGGAACCCTTGTCGTGGGGGCCGTGCAGGGGGCGCTCGTGGGCCTCGCCTTCGCCGTCGCCGGAATCCAGGGCCCCGTCTTCTGGGGCACGGCCGCCGCCGTGTGCTCGGTCATCCCCAGCGTGGGCACGGCCATCGTTTGGGTTCCAGGCGCGGCGTACCTGCTCCTCTCCGGGCACCCGGGCGCGGCGGTGGGCCTCACAATCTGGTGCGTCGCCGTCGTGGGCTCCGTGGACAACCTCCTCCGGCCGCGCCTTGTGGGGAAGGACACCCGCCTCCCCGACCTCCTGATCTTGTTGGGTACCCTCGGGGGGCTTTCCCTCTTCGGACCCATCGGGCTCGTCCTGGGCCCCATCGTGGCGGCCCTGCTGGTTACGGCGTGGGACCTGTACGGTGCGCAGTCCTTGCCGCGGGCGGAGGGCCCCCCGGGGGAGGCGGCAGGGGGCGGGGGCACGGTTTCGGGCGCCTAGGGAGTTGGTCTATCATTCAGTGAGCGCGCCCCCCGGGCCGGCGCTCCACCGCGAGATCGAGTTTCGGAGGGAAGGAGACCGTTCATGACCAACCACACCATCAACCCCGACACCAAGGCCCTGGAGGACGCCTTTTTCGCCCGCGAGAGCGAGCGGCTGCTCAGGGAGCTGCGCGCCAAGGCCGAACGGGAGCAAGAGCGCGCGGCACTGAAGGAGGCCATCCACGGGGCCGACGACGCCCTCCTCGACCACCTCCTGGATCTGGGGGTGAACTCCCGCACGGTGCTGGCCCTGGGGATCGTGCCCCTGGCCGCCGTGGCCTGGGCGGACGGAACCTTGGAGCCCAAGGAGCGGGAGGCCATCCTGCGCGCGGCCCGGGAGAGGGGCGTGATCCAGGGCGGATCGGGCCAGGAAATGCTGGAAGTCTGGCTCAAGGAGAAGCCGGGGCCGGTGCTGATGGAGGCGTGGAAGAGGTACGTGAGCAGCTTGTGGGCCCAGCTGGGCGAGGCGGAACGGCGAGAACTCGCCGGCGAGATCCTTGGAGGCGCGCGGGCCGTCGCGGAAGCCGCCGGCGGGTTTCTCGGCCTGGGCAAGAAGGTCTCCGAGGCCGAAGCCGCCGTACTGGACGACCTCGCCGGCGTCCTGAAGTAGGCCGCCGGTTCGCGTCCGTCACCCTGGAGCGCCGTGGCGGATCCGGGGCACGGTCTCTCCCAAGAGAAGGGCCAGGAGGCGGTCGGCGCCCAGCGCGATGCCGGCGCAGGGACCGAGCCGGTCCACCGCCTCCACGAACTGTCCGTCTTCGGGATGGGGGTCCTTTCCCGAAGCCCGCCGCTCCTCCTGATAGGCCGCGAAGCGTCGGCGCAGTTCGGCGCCGTCCGTCAGCTCCTCGTAGGCGTTGGCGATCTCCACGCCCCCCACGAACAGCTCGAAACGGCGGGAAAGCCCGGGGTCCGCCGCGTCCAACGAGGCCAGGGCCGCCTGAAAGGCCGGGTATCCCACGAGGGCCACGGGCCTGGCGTAGGCACGGAGAGCCGGCTCCACCTCGGCGATCATGAGGTAGGAAAAGCAGTCGTTGGCTGTCCAGTCATCGCCGACCGAAGCGCCCCGGGCCCGAGCCGCGTCCCGCCAGCCTTCGACCGACCCGATGCGCCGGAAATCCCCTCCGGCGTGCCGCTCGAAGGCCTCCCCCAGGGTCATGACCTCGATCCCGCCGCAGAGGTCCACGGGCGTTTCCCCGCTCCGGTGGATCTTCCCGCCGGGGAGGTCCCCGCCCAGGTGGCAAAGGAGCGCGGAGGCGTCCCGGATCAAATCGGGAAGCGTCCCACCCGCGCGGTACCACTCCAGCATCAGGAACTCGGGGCTGTGGGACCGGGAGGGCGTCTCGTCCCGGAAGGACGGGGCCAGGGAAAAACAGCGCCTGACGCCCGCGGCGAGCAGTTTCTTGAGATAAAACTCGGGGGAGGTGGGAAGAAACGCGGTTCGTCCCGTCTCCCACCCCCTCGCCACGAAGGGATCGAGGTGGGGCTCCATCCCCGCGGCCGGAACGAGCAGCGGCGCGTCCACCTCCAGGAAGCGCCGGCGGCGGAAGAAGGCTCGGATGCGGGCCAGAAACCGGTCCCGCGCCTCAAAGAGCGGGACCCGCGAGGCGAGGTCCGCGAGAAAGAAGGGCGTTGGCCGCATGGCGCCTCCGCCGTCATTGTGCCCGAGCCGAGCGCCCGTGGAAACCGGGAGACCCGTTGGAAGGCCTCTGCATCCCTCCTGCTATACTGCACCAGGAGGCGCTCGTCCGTGGAACGAAGCACTCGGGAGCCCGAGTCATGAGGCCGGTTCGGCGGGGTTTCTCCGCCGCCGTCGCGGGTCTCCTGGCCCTGTGTGCCTTGGCGGGCGCGGCCCCGCCGAAGGCCGTGCCCACGCAGCAGGGCCGCCGCGCCGTGGTGGAGGGCCCGGTTTTCCTCCGGGTCCCCCTGACGGCCCAAGGCGGGCTCAATGCCGCCACGGTCACCTTTACGGGATCTGCCGGGAACCTCGCCGCCGTGCAGAAATACAATCCGGTTCGGAAGGGCCGGAGGCTGCGGGAGGCCCGGATCCCCCTCTCCCTTCTCCGGCCCGCCTATGCCCGGGAGGCCCTGATTGGGCTGTTTCCCGACGACCGAAGGACGGCGGGTGGGTGGGAGCACGTCTGGGCCACGGGCCCGAAGGGGGCCCAGGAGACCTGGGCCGACCTGGCGCGCTGGTTCACCGAAGGAGCCAAAAACGCAGGGGCCATCGAGGCCGCGAACCGCGCGGCGGGACGCCGGCCCAGGAAGGGCGCCAAGGTCCTCATCCCGGACGGCCTACTCCTCCCGTCCATCCGCGCCCTGGACGCGCCGGCTCCACCGGCGGGCCCCGGCCTGCCGGGTTCGTCGGGCCCGGAATCCGCCACCCCTCCGGATGCCCCTTCGGAGGTCGCGCCTTCGCCCGGCCCGGAGGCAGCCGCATCGGGCCCGGAGGATCGGCCTGCCGCCGCTCCTGTGCCCACCCTCGAGTACGGATCGGACGGAGAGGGCCCCTACGCCCTCTACCGGCTCCAGGCGGGGGAGGCCCTGTACAGCGCCGTCGTGGTCCGGTTCACGGGCAACGTGAACGCCGAGGACGTGAATGCCCTGGCTCGCGAGGTGGCCCGAAGGTCCGGCATCGCGGACGTCACGAGCATTCCGGTGGGTTTCTCCGTCAAGATTCCCCTCGACGACCTCCTGCCCCAGTTCCTGCCCCCCGAGGACCCGCGCTTCCGTGCCTGGGCGGAGAACCAAGCCGAGTTGAAGGGCGTGACCAACACCTACAAGAGCGCCGTGCTGGACGGCGTCGTGGTGGTCCTCGACCCGGGCCACGGGGGGCTGGACCGTGGGGCCATGAAGCACGGGGTCTGGGAGGACTCGTACGTCTACGACATCTCCTGCCGCATCCGGGAGACCCTGGAGCGGCGCACCAAGGCGAGGGTCCTCATGACCCTCCTCGTTCCCGAACTGGGCCACCGGCCTCAGGACAAGACTCGCCTGAGCCCGAACACAACGGCGGTCATCCTGACCCACCCCTGGTTCAAGCAGACCTCCCGGGAGGAAACCAAAGTGGAGGTGAACCTCCGGTGGCACCTGGCCAACCAGTATTTCCTGCGGCTCCAGAAGGAGGGGGTAGACCCCCAGCGGATCGTCTTCACGTCGGTCCACGCCGATTCGCTCCACCCCTCCCTGCGCGGCAGCATGTTCTACATCCCCGGGGATTCGTACCGGTCCACCCGGTGGTGCTCCTCGGGGCCCGCTTACGAGAAGTTCGAGGAGTTCCGAGCCGGGCGGTGCTACGAGGCGACGAAGAAGGACCTCCGGCGGAGCGAAGGCCTCTCCCTCCAATTCAGCCGGCAACTCGAGGCGGCTTTTGCGGCCCGAGGGCTTCTCCTGCATCCCTTCAACCCCACCCGGGACCACGTCATCCGGGGAAAGCGCTCCTGGGTTCCCGCCGTGCTCCGGAACAACCTGGTCCCCTGCTCCGTCCTCATCGAGGTCTGCAACCTCGCCAACCCGAAGGACGCGGCCCTCATCGCCGATCCCGCCTTCCGCCAGCGCCTGGCCGAGGCTTACGTGGACGCCCTGATCCGGTATTATTCGTAAGTCCGGCCGGGGGATCCGCGGCCCGCCTCCCGGGGCTTTCGAATCCGCGCGCCCGCCTCTCGGTCCGACTTTCCCGGTCTCGCCCCACCCTTCCCCTGGCGGCGCGGCTTCCCTTCGTCCATAATGGTCCGGAAGGAGAGGCACCTTGGGCTTTCAGGCCATGGCCCGCATCTGGCGGGAGTACATGATGCGCCACAAGGGCACTTTTCTGGCCGGCGTGGCTGCCCTGGCCGTGGTGAGCGTGCTGTACGCCCTCGAGGTGTACATGGTGCGGTTCATCTTCGACGGCCTGCTCAATCCCAAGGGGGGCGCGCAGGCGACGGGCGACTTCTTCCGGTACCTCTCCTTCTTCGGGCTGAACCGCTTGTTCGACCTCGATTCCACGAGCCTTTTTGTGGCCATCCCTCTGTCCCTCGTGGCCATCTTCCTGGTGAAGGGGATCTTCGGCTACTTCGGGAAATACTGGTTGGACGGGGTGGGCCTTTCCACCATCACCGACCTGAGGGACGACCTGTACGCCCGCATCGTGCGTCAGGGCCAGGACTTCTTCGCCGACTACCCCACCGGAACCCTGATTTCGCGGCTGCTCTCGGACATCGAGCGGATCAAGACCAGCGTGAGCGAGAAGCTCACCGAACTCCTGAAGGACTCCTTCGCCCTGCTGGCCCTTGTCGTCAGTGCCTTCTGGCAGGATTGGCGGCTGACCCTGCTCTCCTTCGTCACGATCCCTCTGGTGGTCCTGCCCCTGGCCCGCTTCTCCCGCAAACTCAGGAGTTCGGCCCACAGGAGCCAGGAGGCCATGGCCCGCCTGGCGGATTTGATGAAGGAGACGGTCACGGGCGTCCGCGTGGTGCAGATGTTCCAGATGGAGGAATCGGAGACCGCCCGCTTCCGCAAGCACAACAAGGAAGTCCTGCGGGCCAACCTGAAGGCCACTCGGGTCATGGCCCTGACGACGCCCCTCATGGAGCTCATCGGGGGGGCGGCGGTGGCGGGGATCCTGTATTACGGGCACTTCCGCATCCTGAGCGGGCAGACGACCATGGGGGCCTTCAGCGCGTTCCTGGCGACGCTCTACGCCATGTACGTGCCGGTGAAGAAGCTCTCCCAGGCCAACAGCATCGTCCAGCAGGCCGTCTCGGCCGCCGAACGCTCCGTGGAGGTCCTGGACCGCCCCCTGCGCGTTCGGGAGTCGGTTGGCGCCCCCGACCTTCCCCCATTCAGCCGGGACATCCGCTTCGAGTCCGTTTCCTTCGCCTACGATGGCGACCGGCGGGTCCTCAGCGACCTGGATCTCGTGGTGCCCAAGGGGGAGGTGGTGGCCCTGGTCGGCCCCTCCGGCGCGGGGAAGACGACCCTCGTGAACCTCCTGCCCCGCCTCTTTGACGTCACCGCGGGCCGCATCACGGTGGACGGCGTGGACGTCCGGAACGTAACCCTGAGGAGCCTGCGGGCACAGATCGGCATGGTCACGCAGGAAACCGTCCTCTTCGACGATACGGTGGCCGCCAACATCGCCTACGGCCGGCCCGGGGCTTCCCGGGAGGAGGTGGAAGCGGCCGCCCGGCAGGCCCTGGCCCACGACTTCATCCTCGAGATGCCCCAGGGCTATGAGACCCGCATTGGAGAGGGGGGGTTCTCCCTTTCTGGAGGCCAGCGACAGCGCCTGGCCATCGCCCGGGCCCTCCTCAAAGACCCTCCCATCCTCATTCTGGACGAGGCCACGTCCAGCCTGGATTCAGAGAGCGAATACCTGGTCCAGGAGGCCCTCTTCAACCTCGTCCAAGGGCGGACCACCCTCGTCATCGCCCACCGTTTGGCGACCATCTTGAACGCCCACCGAATCGTGGTCCTCGACCAGGGGCGGGTGGCCGAGGAGGGAACGCACCAGGAGCTCCTGGGGCGCGGCGGACTCTACTCCCAGCTCTGCGCCCTGGAATTTCGCGCGGGAACGGCCCTTGAAAGCCCCGCCACCGGGTGATACGCTCGTCCCAGACTGGGGGGATAGGAGGCGCCTTGGAGGATCAGGGGAAGTCTAGGGTGAAGGTCCTGGACCGCAGGCACTTCACCGCGGAGGGTCAACGCCGCGAGGCGGACGTCCCGGAGAATCCCGAGGCGAAGGCCGCGGCCGCTCCCGCGCCGGAGCCCCCGCCCCCCCCATCCGCCCAGGAGGGTCCGGGACAGGAGGGCCCCTTCGCCGAGTTCCTTCTCAACCTCACTTCCTCGGCCTTCATGAGCCTGGGGCAGGTGCCCAACCCGCTCACGGGCCGGCCCGAGCTGGACATCCAGTCGGCCGCATCCATCATCGACATCCTCGAGATGCTGCAGACCAAGACCCGGGGGAACCTCTCGCTCACCGAAAAGGATCTGCTCGACCAATCCCTCTACCAGCTCAAGATGTTGTATGTTCAAACCCTGAAGAAGGCGGAAGGTGGAGGAAGGGAGCGGGGATCGTGAAGACGACGCCTTGGATCCGCGCACTGCTCACAGGCGCCCTCCTGGCTTCCTTGGGCGCCTGGGCGGCGCCCGAGCCGCGTCAGGACGGCCCGGTCCTGCGGTTGGACCCGGACCTCATCCGGCGGCAGGTCGCCACCTCCAGGGAAGAGGTGGTGGACGTCAACAACCAGACCACTCTGGCCAGCTATTTGAGAGCCTTCCGGGCGGCCGCCGATCTGAGCGACCAGGACCAGATCGCTTCCGAAATCGCGGACTATTGCGTGGAGCGCGGGCTTCGGCCTTCCCCCGACGTGGCGGAGGTCTTCCTCTCCATGGCTCTGGAGGCCAAGGAAAGCGGAAACCAGGAAGCCTATCGCCGCCTGGCCCGCTTCGCGGCGGGGTTCGCGCCGGATCACCCCGCCGCCCACCTGGCCCTGGCCGACGCCGCCCGGAGCCAGGAGGGGCTTTTCTCCGGGGAGTTCCTTTTCGAATCCCTGATGGCCATTACCTCGGCGGCCCGCAATCCCGAGACCCGGTGGGTCACCCTGGCCAATTTCACCATGTGGCTCCGATTCGCCTCCCTGGCCCTCCTCTCGGTCTTGACCCTGATCCAGCTTTCCAAGTACCAGGGGCTCCTCCGCCACGACGTTCGGGAGTGGCTGGGAGGGGGCGACTCCAAGTGGATCGAGGTGACGGGGCTGGTGGTCCTCTTTCTGCCCTCCCTCCTCTTCCTCTCCGGCTTCTGGTGGATCGTGTACTGGTCGGCCCTGGTTCTCTTGTACGCCCGTTGGTCCGAACGGGTGGTGGGAATCCTGGCCATGGCCCTGGTCGTGGCGGCGGGGGCCCTCCACCTCCACGCCCTCCAGCGGGTCTACCTCGGACAGTCTCCTCCCCACGTGAGCAACGTCCGTTGCTACGCCAACCGGATCCAGGTGGGCCTGGACGGCTACCTGGGCGAGCACATCGCCCCCACCGACCCGAAGAGCGGGACCTACGGCTACCTCCTGGCCTGCCGGTACATGCTCCACGGCAGCTACATGAAGGCGGAAAACCTCTTCCGAGGATTGCTCAACGAGAACCCCTCGGACGCCAGGATCTTCAACAACCTGGGTTGCCTCTACTACTATCAGAACCGCTACCAGGAGGCCATCCAGCAGTTCAGCCGGGCCCTGGAGAGCCGGCCGGACATGGCCGTGGCTTACCTGAACCGGGCCCTGTCCAAGAACAAGGTCTTCGATTTCTCGGGCGCGGAGGACGATCAGGCCCAGGCCCGCAAGTTGGATCCGGGGCTCTTCCGGACCGCGAATTTGAGCCAGTCCGACGAGTGGTCGCCGATCCCCGCCTGGATGCCCCTGGAAACCAGCCTCGATGCCGCGGCCCGCGCGGCGGCCGGACACCCCGACACCCCCTTCGCCAGCGGCAACCCCGGAGGAATCGCCCCCCTCCTCCTTCGCCCGGCCTTTTCTCCCTGGCTTGTCCTCTTGCCGGTTCTGTTCCTGTCCTTGGCGCTGTTCAAGAAGCGCGATTTCTTCGCCCGGGCGTGCTTCAAGTGCGGCCAACCCTTCTGTTCCCGCTGCAAGACCTCTCTGGAGTTCGAGTCGTTCTGTTCCCAGTGCGTCCATCTGTACATCAAGCAGGACGGGGTTTCTCCCGAAGCGAGGCTCAAGAAGAACTACGAGGTGGAGAACTACCAGAAGCACCAGCGGGTCAAGCGCGTGGTCCTCGCCCTCGTGGCGCCGGGAACGGCCCACTTCACGGAGGGGAGGCCTTTTTCCTCATCCATCCTTCTCTTCCTGTGGTTCGGCGCTCTTTCGAGCTTCTTCCTGAAGGGCTTCCTGATTCCTCTCGCCTTTCCCGTTCCCGTGTCCACGGCCCCCTTCCGCTCCCTCCTGTTCCTCTTCGCCGGCGCCTTGCTCCTGATCCTCTGGGGTCTTTTCGGCATCCCGTCGGCTCTTCGCGCCCCCGCCCCCCCGCAGGGCTGGGCCCGCACGAGAGAGTAGCCATGGCCCTAGCCGGAACGTTGAGGGATTTCAGCCTCGCCGACATCTTCCAGCTCATCGCCCTTCAGAAGAAGACGGGATACCTCACGCTCAAGAGCGAGGCGGACGTGGTGACCGTCACCTTCTTCGAGGGGAGCGTCGTGGGCGCCGAGTCCCTCAACAAGCGCATCGAGGATCGGCTCGGCCACGTCCTGGTCAAGACGGGGCGCATCTCCAAGGAAGAACTGGCCAAGGCCCTGGAGATTCAGAGGCAGACCCTCCAGCGCCTCGGGTACATCCTCGTGAGCGAGAACTTCATCGACGCCGAGAGCCTGAGATCGGCCCTCGCCACGCAGATGCAGCAGACCGTTTACCGGCTCTTCCGTTGGAGGGACGGGGATTACAACTTCGAGGCCCGGGACGCCGTGGAGTACGACCGGGGCAACGTGGTCCCCATGTCCGCCGAGAGCATCCTCATGGAAGGCATCCGGATGCTCGACGAGTGGCCCCTCATCGAGAAGAAGATCCCCTCTTTCGACAAGATCTTCGTCAAGATCCCGTTGCCCACCCCCCCCGTCCTGGAGACCCGCGCCGAGATCCCCTCCATGGACGACGTCTTCGGGGAGGCCACGGGAGCCGGAAAGCCCCTACAGGACGACCACGTGGTGCGCCTCTCCCAGGAAGAGATGGCGGTCTACCAGCACGTGAACGGCGTTTTCACGGTTCAGGAGATCATCGACCGCAGCGGCCTGAACGAGTTCGAAGCCTGCAAGGCCCTTTTCGAACTCTTCAACCGCCAGCTCATCGGACCGGTTCTTCCCGTGGAGCCCGAGGCCCCGCCCGAGGAGAAGCGGTTCGCCTTCCCGGCGGCGGCCCTCGAAACCCTGTTGATCCCCCTCTTCTGGGGCTGGATCGCCGTGTCCGTGGTCCTCTTTCCCTTTCATCCCCTCAGCCACCTTCCGTGGACCGACGGGCCCGCCAAGCGCGACCGAATGACGCTCCTGACGCGCACGACGCTCCAGCGCGTGGCGTCGGCCATCGACCTCTACCAGTTGCAGACGGGAAAGATCCCGCCGTCCCTGGAGGTCCTCGCCCGGGACGGTTACCTGCCCATGCGGAGCCTGGCCGACGCCTACGGACAGCCCCTCA
The sequence above is a segment of the Acidobacteriota bacterium genome. Coding sequences within it:
- a CDS encoding DUF4388 domain-containing protein, yielding MALAGTLRDFSLADIFQLIALQKKTGYLTLKSEADVVTVTFFEGSVVGAESLNKRIEDRLGHVLVKTGRISKEELAKALEIQRQTLQRLGYILVSENFIDAESLRSALATQMQQTVYRLFRWRDGDYNFEARDAVEYDRGNVVPMSAESILMEGIRMLDEWPLIEKKIPSFDKIFVKIPLPTPPVLETRAEIPSMDDVFGEATGAGKPLQDDHVVRLSQEEMAVYQHVNGVFTVQEIIDRSGLNEFEACKALFELFNRQLIGPVLPVEPEAPPEEKRFAFPAAALETLLIPLFWGWIAVSVVLFPFHPLSHLPWTDGPAKRDRMTLLTRTTLQRVASAIDLYQLQTGKIPPSLEVLARDGYLPMRSLADAYGQPLIYQATENGYTLAARSLQGALQDNLVITGTQ
- a CDS encoding ABC transporter ATP-binding protein; its protein translation is MGFQAMARIWREYMMRHKGTFLAGVAALAVVSVLYALEVYMVRFIFDGLLNPKGGAQATGDFFRYLSFFGLNRLFDLDSTSLFVAIPLSLVAIFLVKGIFGYFGKYWLDGVGLSTITDLRDDLYARIVRQGQDFFADYPTGTLISRLLSDIERIKTSVSEKLTELLKDSFALLALVVSAFWQDWRLTLLSFVTIPLVVLPLARFSRKLRSSAHRSQEAMARLADLMKETVTGVRVVQMFQMEESETARFRKHNKEVLRANLKATRVMALTTPLMELIGGAAVAGILYYGHFRILSGQTTMGAFSAFLATLYAMYVPVKKLSQANSIVQQAVSAAERSVEVLDRPLRVRESVGAPDLPPFSRDIRFESVSFAYDGDRRVLSDLDLVVPKGEVVALVGPSGAGKTTLVNLLPRLFDVTAGRITVDGVDVRNVTLRSLRAQIGMVTQETVLFDDTVAANIAYGRPGASREEVEAAARQALAHDFILEMPQGYETRIGEGGFSLSGGQRQRLAIARALLKDPPILILDEATSSLDSESEYLVQEALFNLVQGRTTLVIAHRLATILNAHRIVVLDQGRVAEEGTHQELLGRGGLYSQLCALEFRAGTALESPATG
- a CDS encoding tetratricopeptide repeat protein, translating into MKTTPWIRALLTGALLASLGAWAAPEPRQDGPVLRLDPDLIRRQVATSREEVVDVNNQTTLASYLRAFRAAADLSDQDQIASEIADYCVERGLRPSPDVAEVFLSMALEAKESGNQEAYRRLARFAAGFAPDHPAAHLALADAARSQEGLFSGEFLFESLMAITSAARNPETRWVTLANFTMWLRFASLALLSVLTLIQLSKYQGLLRHDVREWLGGGDSKWIEVTGLVVLFLPSLLFLSGFWWIVYWSALVLLYARWSERVVGILAMALVVAAGALHLHALQRVYLGQSPPHVSNVRCYANRIQVGLDGYLGEHIAPTDPKSGTYGYLLACRYMLHGSYMKAENLFRGLLNENPSDARIFNNLGCLYYYQNRYQEAIQQFSRALESRPDMAVAYLNRALSKNKVFDFSGAEDDQAQARKLDPGLFRTANLSQSDEWSPIPAWMPLETSLDAAARAAAGHPDTPFASGNPGGIAPLLLRPAFSPWLVLLPVLFLSLALFKKRDFFARACFKCGQPFCSRCKTSLEFESFCSQCVHLYIKQDGVSPEARLKKNYEVENYQKHQRVKRVVLALVAPGTAHFTEGRPFSSSILLFLWFGALSSFFLKGFLIPLAFPVPVSTAPFRSLLFLFAGALLLILWGLFGIPSALRAPAPPQGWARTRE
- a CDS encoding DUF1844 domain-containing protein, with protein sequence MKVLDRRHFTAEGQRREADVPENPEAKAAAAPAPEPPPPPSAQEGPGQEGPFAEFLLNLTSSAFMSLGQVPNPLTGRPELDIQSAASIIDILEMLQTKTRGNLSLTEKDLLDQSLYQLKMLYVQTLKKAEGGGRERGS